One genomic window of Polaromonas sp. SP1 includes the following:
- a CDS encoding GntR family transcriptional regulator, protein MSNAAHSTASAPISLRAQAYESFQQQIVDANIRPGQFISQRELMQLLGMPLGAVRELIPRLEAEGLLKTVPQRGLQVAHVDLKLINNAFQLRRLLEREAASRFVTTVSDSDLAMIELAHLNIVKRAKKKAIDDALLEDATTVDWGLHDLMIDALGNELISEVYRINSLRVRLIKLEGSTLSPDVLIPAMEEHLWFIDALKRRDAQAVVDRLSHHIDSAHRRVLGLPRPDMPWSLETLE, encoded by the coding sequence ATGAGCAACGCTGCGCACTCCACGGCCTCCGCTCCGATCAGCCTGCGCGCGCAGGCGTACGAGAGTTTCCAGCAGCAGATCGTTGACGCCAACATCCGCCCGGGCCAATTCATCTCGCAGCGCGAGCTGATGCAACTGCTGGGCATGCCGCTGGGCGCGGTGCGCGAGCTGATTCCGCGCCTGGAAGCCGAAGGCCTGCTCAAGACCGTGCCGCAGCGCGGCCTCCAGGTGGCCCATGTCGATCTGAAGCTGATCAACAACGCCTTCCAGCTGCGCCGCCTGCTCGAGCGCGAGGCCGCCAGCCGCTTTGTGACGACGGTGTCCGACTCCGACCTGGCCATGATTGAGCTGGCCCACCTCAACATCGTCAAGCGCGCCAAAAAGAAAGCCATTGACGACGCCCTGCTGGAAGACGCCACCACGGTCGACTGGGGCCTGCACGATTTGATGATCGACGCATTGGGCAACGAACTGATCTCCGAGGTCTACCGCATCAACAGCCTGCGGGTGCGGCTGATCAAGCTCGAAGGCTCCACCCTTTCCCCGGACGTGCTGATTCCCGCGATGGAAGAGCACCTCTGGTTTATTGACGCCCTCAAGCGGCGCGACGCACAAGCCGTGGTCGACCGCCTGAGCCACCACATCGACAGTGCGCACCGCCGCGTGCTCGGTTTGCCGCGGCCCGATATGCCGTGGTCTTTGGAGACCCTTGAATGA
- a CDS encoding sialic acid TRAP transporter substrate-binding protein SiaP — MKTSLSSTLRRTLLAAASATVLMGALLPAAQAQNKMVLRVSTPAVPDDWHAKMWTVFKENLEKSAPGEFDVQINLNASLFKQGTEPAAMARGNLELSSISAFDIAKLVPEFSIFTAGYIVRDPDHQQKVFSGPIGTEMFKHVAEKMEVTPLSTVYLGTRQVNLREARNVKVPADLKGVKLRMPGSKEWLFLGEALGATPTPLAFGEVYLGLKTGTIDGQDNPLPSVRAAKFYEVTKQIVMTSHLVDGIFIAISNKAWNGMNAAQKTKVTAAAQAAAVYNNENRIKEEGQLVDFFKKEGLQVTTPDVDAFRKTVQTTYLNSDYAKVWPKGLLERINATK; from the coding sequence ATGAAGACTTCCCTCTCATCCACCCTTCGCCGCACCCTTTTGGCCGCGGCTTCCGCCACCGTGTTGATGGGCGCCCTGCTGCCCGCCGCCCAGGCCCAGAACAAGATGGTGCTGCGCGTGTCGACGCCCGCCGTGCCGGACGACTGGCACGCCAAGATGTGGACGGTCTTCAAGGAGAACCTCGAAAAAAGCGCGCCTGGCGAATTCGACGTGCAGATCAACCTGAATGCGTCGCTTTTCAAGCAAGGCACGGAGCCGGCCGCCATGGCGCGCGGCAACCTGGAGCTCTCGTCCATCTCGGCCTTCGACATCGCCAAGCTGGTGCCCGAGTTCTCCATCTTCACTGCCGGCTACATCGTGCGCGACCCGGACCACCAGCAAAAGGTGTTCTCCGGCCCCATCGGCACCGAGATGTTCAAGCATGTCGCGGAAAAGATGGAAGTCACACCGCTGTCCACCGTCTACCTCGGCACGCGCCAGGTCAACCTGCGCGAAGCCCGCAACGTCAAGGTGCCGGCCGACCTCAAAGGCGTGAAGCTGCGCATGCCGGGCTCCAAGGAATGGCTGTTTCTGGGTGAAGCCCTGGGCGCCACCCCCACGCCGCTGGCCTTCGGCGAGGTCTACCTGGGCCTGAAGACCGGCACCATCGACGGCCAGGACAACCCCCTGCCCTCCGTGCGTGCGGCCAAGTTCTACGAAGTGACCAAGCAGATCGTCATGACCAGCCACCTGGTGGACGGCATCTTCATCGCGATTTCCAACAAGGCCTGGAACGGCATGAACGCGGCGCAAAAGACCAAGGTCACTGCCGCAGCACAGGCCGCAGCCGTCTACAACAATGAAAACCGCATCAAGGAAGAAGGCCAGCTGGTGGACTTTTTCAAGAAAGAAGGCCTGCAGGTCACCACACCGGACGTGGACGCTTTCCGCAAGACCGTGCAGACGACTTACCTGAACTCCGACTACGCCAAGGTCTGGCCCAAAGGCCTGCTCGAGCGCATCAACGCGACGAAGTAA
- a CDS encoding TRAP transporter small permease: MKSWPQKAANLIGGGLFLTLFIVFVIQITARFLFGKPLAWTDEAAVILYVWVILWAAAVVVPEREHVVFDLVWNSMPYRGRQAMAIIGNLLVGGLAAWGIPGCWDYVHFMAREGTPVLGVSFQWVFMPFVLLLAALAVRSAWAIWNAIRGKGLEAELRI; encoded by the coding sequence ATGAAAAGCTGGCCTCAAAAAGCCGCCAACCTGATTGGCGGCGGACTCTTCCTGACCCTGTTCATCGTGTTCGTGATCCAGATCACGGCGCGGTTTCTCTTCGGCAAGCCCCTGGCCTGGACGGATGAAGCCGCCGTGATCCTCTACGTGTGGGTCATCCTGTGGGCGGCTGCCGTGGTGGTGCCCGAGCGTGAGCATGTGGTGTTTGACCTGGTGTGGAACAGCATGCCCTATCGCGGCCGGCAGGCCATGGCCATCATCGGCAACCTGCTGGTCGGCGGCCTGGCGGCCTGGGGCATTCCGGGCTGCTGGGACTACGTGCACTTCATGGCCCGCGAGGGAACACCCGTTCTGGGCGTGTCCTTCCAGTGGGTCTTCATGCCTTTTGTGCTGCTGCTCGCCGCTTTGGCGGTGCGCTCGGCCTGGGCGATCTGGAACGCGATCCGTGGCAAGGGTCTTGAAGCGGAGTTGCGGATATGA
- a CDS encoding dihydrodipicolinate synthase family protein, with protein MTRSFPAADKSFRGIWPALLTPLTAGLDIDHAKFAAHCKTLIATGCPGVTAFGTTGEGPSFSLQERKDAIDQLIKNGIPAAQIMVSTSCAALPETLELTRHAVKAGVHGCLMLPPFFLKGVSDQGIIDGYRYVIDGMAGTPFKMYLYHIPQVTGVPLSHHVISTLKKQYPDTIVGIKDSACSTEHSVGLANAFMKDMTVYVGFEPDLPEMGRRGSTGAISGLANFMPRLVKRLVTEPEAAATPAERERVVQLIGLLNGYSLMPALKGIMAMLSGDKAWLRVRAPLVALTADEYQALEKTIAAFGIDTKSD; from the coding sequence ATGACGCGTTCTTTCCCCGCCGCCGACAAATCCTTTCGCGGCATCTGGCCCGCCCTGCTGACGCCGCTCACGGCCGGGCTAGACATTGACCACGCCAAATTTGCGGCGCATTGCAAGACGCTGATCGCCACCGGCTGCCCAGGCGTGACGGCTTTCGGCACCACGGGCGAAGGCCCTTCGTTCTCGCTGCAAGAGCGCAAGGACGCGATCGACCAGCTCATCAAAAACGGCATTCCGGCCGCGCAGATCATGGTCTCGACCAGTTGCGCCGCCTTGCCCGAAACGCTGGAGCTCACGCGCCACGCCGTCAAGGCCGGTGTGCACGGCTGCCTGATGCTGCCGCCGTTTTTCCTCAAGGGCGTGTCCGACCAGGGCATCATCGACGGCTACCGCTATGTCATCGACGGCATGGCCGGCACGCCCTTCAAGATGTACCTGTACCACATCCCCCAGGTCACGGGCGTGCCGCTGTCGCACCACGTCATCAGCACACTCAAAAAGCAATACCCCGACACCATCGTCGGCATCAAGGACAGCGCCTGCAGCACCGAGCATTCGGTGGGCCTGGCGAACGCCTTCATGAAAGACATGACGGTTTACGTCGGCTTTGAGCCCGACCTTCCAGAGATGGGCAGGCGCGGCAGCACAGGCGCCATCAGCGGCCTGGCCAACTTCATGCCGCGCCTGGTCAAACGCCTGGTGACAGAGCCCGAAGCCGCCGCCACACCGGCCGAACGCGAGCGCGTCGTCCAGCTGATCGGCTTGCTGAACGGCTACTCGCTGATGCCGGCGCTCAAGGGCATCATGGCCATGCTGAGCGGCGACAAGGCCTGGCTGCGCGTGCGCGCGCCGCTGGTGGCGTTGACGGCCGACGAGTACCAGGCGCTGGAAAAAACCATCGCCGCTTTCGGGATTGATACAAAATCCGACTGA
- a CDS encoding RbsD/FucU family protein — protein sequence MLKNISPLLTPDALHALASMGHGDDVAIVDANFPAAQVAGKSGARLVQLAGATAPQALQAVLQLLPLDNFVPDAAWTMQVVGDASAIPEPVAEFTNVLRQAGERPAVSLERFDFYAQAQNAFLILQTGEQRKYGNILLRKGVISSDAS from the coding sequence ATGCTCAAAAACATTTCCCCCCTGCTCACGCCCGACGCCCTGCATGCCCTGGCCAGCATGGGCCATGGCGACGACGTGGCGATTGTGGATGCGAACTTCCCTGCTGCCCAGGTGGCAGGCAAAAGCGGCGCACGGCTGGTGCAGTTGGCGGGTGCCACTGCGCCTCAAGCACTTCAAGCGGTGCTGCAGCTTCTGCCGCTAGACAACTTTGTGCCCGACGCTGCCTGGACCATGCAGGTCGTCGGTGATGCTTCAGCCATTCCCGAGCCCGTGGCCGAATTTACGAACGTACTTCGCCAAGCCGGCGAGCGCCCCGCCGTCTCGCTTGAGCGCTTTGACTTTTACGCACAAGCCCAAAACGCCTTCCTCATCCTGCAAACCGGTGAGCAGCGAAAGTACGGCAACATCCTGCTTCGCAAGGGTGTGATTTCCAGCGACGCGAGCTGA
- a CDS encoding aldo/keto reductase, producing the protein MTTATGGMAPVFSACEGSGLRLGLGGAPLGNLFSAVSDADARALVDAAWADGCRTFDTAPHYGHGLSERRLGDALRGHPRDSYVLSSKVGRLLLPDANAPRAQHGYVDILPFNQVWDFSAAGTRRSVEESLQRLGLPRLDVVYVHDPDAASHGERAPAVLRQVIEETLPELRQMKREGLIRAIGLGTNDVDVVLQVLREVGLDVLMLAGRYSLLDHSALAALLPQCAARNVLVALGGVFNSGILATGARGGAASFNYAPAAGEWLERTSRIELVCEAHGVPLRAAALQFPLAHTAVEIVMLGARKVAEWADAVAMMQHPIPPEFWADLRKQGLLPSEAPTP; encoded by the coding sequence ATGACCACTGCGACTGGGGGCATGGCCCCTGTTTTTTCTGCCTGCGAAGGAAGCGGCCTCAGGCTGGGCCTGGGCGGTGCGCCGCTGGGCAACCTGTTCAGCGCCGTCTCTGATGCCGATGCCAGGGCGCTGGTGGATGCCGCCTGGGCCGATGGCTGCCGCACCTTTGACACCGCGCCGCATTACGGCCACGGCCTGTCGGAGCGGCGCCTGGGTGATGCGCTGCGCGGGCACCCGCGGGACAGCTATGTGCTCTCCAGCAAGGTGGGCAGGCTGCTGCTGCCCGATGCGAATGCCCCGCGCGCGCAGCACGGCTACGTCGACATACTGCCCTTTAACCAGGTGTGGGACTTCAGCGCCGCCGGCACACGCCGCAGCGTGGAAGAAAGCCTGCAGCGCCTGGGCCTGCCGCGGCTGGACGTGGTGTATGTTCATGACCCCGATGCCGCCTCGCACGGTGAACGCGCGCCTGCGGTACTGCGTCAGGTGATTGAGGAGACTTTGCCCGAGCTGCGGCAGATGAAGCGGGAAGGGTTGATACGCGCCATCGGCCTGGGCACCAACGACGTGGATGTGGTGTTGCAGGTGCTGCGCGAAGTCGGGCTGGATGTGCTGATGCTGGCCGGGCGCTACAGCCTGCTGGACCACAGCGCGCTGGCTGCGCTGCTGCCCCAATGCGCGGCGCGCAACGTCCTTGTTGCACTGGGTGGGGTGTTCAATTCGGGTATCCTGGCCACGGGCGCACGCGGCGGCGCGGCGAGCTTTAATTACGCGCCCGCTGCCGGCGAATGGCTGGAGCGGACTTCCCGCATTGAGTTGGTTTGTGAGGCGCATGGCGTGCCGCTGCGCGCGGCGGCGCTGCAGTTTCCGCTGGCCCACACGGCGGTGGAGATCGTGATGCTGGGCGCACGCAAGGTCGCCGAGTGGGCCGATGCGGTGGCGATGATGCAGCACCCGATTCCCCCGGAATTCTGGGCCGACTTGCGCAAGCAGGGCCTGCTGCCATCAGAGGCACCTACGCCATGA
- a CDS encoding TRAP transporter large permease — protein MTSGLWILVGVLAGGMLLRMPIGFSMIAAGIGYLAVKGQDIGLVAEQIGNGLYNSYVLLAVPLFVFAANIMNAGTVSERIFDFCRILVGRFRGGLAQVDILVSVIFSGMSGSAIADAAGPGLVTIRQMLKKPEYTRGFAGAVVVASATLGPIIPPSIPMVIYALVSGASVGALFLGGVVPGFLMAGLMMGVVAIIAKKRNMPRDEPVPRSEWAGLIFRGALPLSMPIVLLGGIYSGVFTPTEAAAVAALHALILAAVVFRALTWRSFWGVVMESTRGSAVITMILAGSFMLNYAFTAEGVPQAMAAWVDGMHLSQIGFLLMVNVMFLVLGCFLDVSVLLLVFVPMLLPAAKLLGVDLVHFGVLVVLNMMIGLIHPPFGMLLFVTKALTGIPIGEMMKEGWPFLAMLLLLLLAMTFFPQIVLWLPQTMGYK, from the coding sequence ATGACAAGCGGTCTCTGGATATTGGTGGGGGTGCTGGCGGGCGGCATGCTGCTGCGCATGCCCATCGGCTTTTCGATGATTGCTGCCGGCATCGGCTACCTGGCGGTCAAGGGGCAAGACATTGGCCTGGTGGCCGAACAGATCGGCAACGGCCTTTACAACAGCTACGTGCTGCTGGCGGTGCCGCTTTTTGTGTTTGCCGCCAACATCATGAATGCGGGCACGGTGAGCGAGCGTATTTTCGACTTCTGCCGCATCCTGGTGGGCCGCTTTCGCGGCGGGCTTGCGCAGGTGGACATTCTGGTCAGCGTGATTTTCTCGGGCATGAGCGGCAGCGCGATTGCCGACGCGGCCGGCCCAGGCCTCGTCACCATCCGCCAGATGCTGAAGAAGCCCGAATACACGCGCGGCTTTGCCGGCGCCGTGGTGGTGGCCAGCGCCACGCTGGGGCCCATCATTCCGCCGTCGATCCCGATGGTGATTTACGCGCTGGTGTCTGGCGCTTCGGTGGGCGCACTCTTTCTGGGCGGTGTGGTGCCGGGCTTTTTGATGGCCGGCCTGATGATGGGCGTGGTCGCGATCATCGCAAAAAAACGCAACATGCCGCGCGACGAACCCGTGCCGCGCTCGGAGTGGGCGGGGCTGATTTTTCGCGGTGCCTTGCCGCTGTCCATGCCCATCGTGCTGTTGGGCGGTATTTACTCGGGTGTCTTCACGCCGACCGAAGCCGCCGCCGTGGCGGCGCTGCATGCGCTGATCCTGGCCGCCGTGGTGTTTCGCGCGCTCACGTGGCGCAGCTTCTGGGGCGTGGTGATGGAGTCGACCCGCGGCAGCGCGGTGATCACCATGATCCTGGCCGGCTCTTTCATGCTCAATTACGCCTTCACTGCCGAGGGCGTGCCGCAAGCCATGGCCGCCTGGGTCGACGGCATGCACCTTTCGCAGATCGGCTTCCTGCTGATGGTGAATGTCATGTTCCTGGTGCTGGGCTGCTTCCTTGACGTGTCGGTGCTGCTGCTGGTGTTTGTGCCCATGCTGCTGCCCGCGGCCAAGCTGCTGGGCGTGGACCTGGTGCACTTCGGCGTGCTGGTGGTGCTCAACATGATGATCGGCCTGATCCACCCGCCTTTCGGCATGCTGCTCTTTGTGACCAAGGCGCTCACCGGTATTCCGATCGGCGAGATGATGAAAGAAGGCTGGCCTTTCCTGGCGATGCTGCTGCTCTTGCTGCTGGCGATGACTTTTTTCCCGCAAATCGTTCTTTGGTTGCCCCAGACCATGG
- a CDS encoding amidohydrolase, with product MAKIDAHFHCWQLARGDYGWLTPALAPIYRDVAVADWKAQSVPHGITGGVLVQAAPAEAETQFLLAQADANPAVLGVVGWVDLLAADAPARIEKLASHPRLKGLRPMLQDIADPEWILQPALAPALRAMADCGLVFDALVKSVHLPHILTLAARHPELRMVIDHCAKPDIAAGEWQPWADGMARIAKETNAMCKLSGLMTEAGPRPQPGAVRRWGEHVLQSFGADRVVWGSDWPVLELAGSYAQWWGETQQLLAGLDAKDQAAVMGGNAARLYRLGGA from the coding sequence ATGGCAAAGATCGACGCGCACTTTCATTGCTGGCAACTCGCGCGCGGCGACTATGGCTGGCTGACCCCGGCGCTGGCGCCGATTTACCGCGATGTGGCCGTGGCCGACTGGAAGGCGCAATCCGTGCCGCACGGCATCACGGGTGGCGTGCTGGTGCAGGCTGCACCGGCCGAGGCGGAGACACAGTTTCTGCTGGCGCAGGCCGATGCCAACCCCGCCGTACTGGGCGTGGTGGGCTGGGTAGACCTGCTGGCCGCTGACGCTCCGGCCCGTATCGAAAAACTGGCCAGTCACCCGCGCCTGAAGGGTTTACGGCCCATGCTGCAGGACATCGCGGATCCCGAATGGATATTGCAACCCGCACTGGCGCCGGCCCTGCGCGCCATGGCCGATTGCGGCCTGGTATTTGACGCGCTGGTGAAGTCCGTGCACCTGCCGCACATCCTGACGCTGGCTGCGCGCCACCCTGAGTTGCGCATGGTGATAGACCATTGCGCCAAGCCGGACATCGCTGCGGGCGAGTGGCAACCCTGGGCAGATGGAATGGCGCGCATCGCCAAGGAAACCAATGCCATGTGCAAACTCTCAGGCCTGATGACCGAGGCTGGTCCGCGACCACAGCCGGGCGCTGTAAGGCGCTGGGGCGAACATGTGCTGCAGAGCTTTGGCGCTGACCGTGTCGTGTGGGGAAGCGACTGGCCGGTGCTGGAGCTGGCCGGTAGTTATGCGCAATGGTGGGGCGAGACGCAACAATTGCTTGCCGGGCTGGATGCGAAAGACCAGGCGGCGGTGATGGGGGGCAATGCAGCGCGGCTTTACCGGTTGGGCGGGGCTTAA
- a CDS encoding GNAT family N-acetyltransferase: MTESTTSSSVRVCRADYANPVHAAAVVDLLDVYARDLAGGGHPLSDFAKGNLIKELAARPQAFSVLAFEGEQAVGLINCIEGFSTFACRPLVNVHDVSVRPGHRGQRIGEKMLAKVEEIARERGACKLTLEALQGNERAIKLYERVGFGGFQLDPAMGQARFFQKWLE; this comes from the coding sequence ATGACTGAATCAACAACTTCCTCCTCCGTACGCGTCTGCCGCGCAGACTACGCTAACCCCGTGCACGCAGCCGCAGTCGTAGACCTACTCGATGTGTATGCGCGCGACCTGGCCGGCGGCGGCCACCCGCTCAGCGACTTCGCCAAAGGCAACCTCATCAAGGAACTCGCCGCGCGCCCACAGGCTTTTAGCGTGCTCGCCTTCGAGGGCGAGCAGGCCGTGGGCCTCATCAACTGCATCGAGGGCTTCTCCACCTTCGCCTGCCGCCCACTGGTCAATGTCCACGACGTGTCCGTGCGCCCCGGTCATCGCGGCCAGCGCATCGGCGAAAAGATGCTGGCGAAGGTGGAAGAGATCGCGCGAGAACGCGGCGCCTGCAAGCTGACGCTGGAAGCACTGCAAGGCAATGAGCGCGCCATCAAGCTGTATGAGCGCGTGGGCTTTGGTGGCTTCCAGCTGGACCCGGCCATGGGGCAGGCGCGGTTCTTTCAGAAGTGGCTGGAGTGA